From the Mus musculus strain C57BL/6J chromosome 10, GRCm38.p6 C57BL/6J genome, the window TTGCACTTTCACACAGTTCCTATCACGGAGATCCCCACTATGTggccttttgtgtctgggtttctCACTGAGCAAACGCGGTGTCCTTAAGGTCCCTCCATGctatgtgtgtgtcagagagtgTGGAAGGACTGTGCTGTGTATGTTTAGTACTGGGCATgtttctgtgtgcacacatgctttATCTCGGGTGTAACTGACGTGGGACTTGCTGGCCCCAGTGGATGTGACTGTTTATGAAGGACAGCAAGGCTGATGATATCCATTGCCACTCCCAGAGTGACTCCACAGGGCTCCACCCTGGGCCATTCCACCCACCTCTGCACAGTCTCTCTGGGGACCCAGAACCAGCTAGACTGGACCCTGGTTGCTTGGTAACAGCAGGAGATCTGTTTCCGTGGAGACTGATGGCTTGAATTCTCATCTTAGAGGCCCAGGCCCATGGGAGAGATTCGACCCCACCTTCTGCACCTCCAGTGTCACCAAGAGACCAGGCACAGGGACTCTTCTCCAGGGGTTGGGAAGCTAACATCTGAGGGTGGTAGCCCTGACCCTTCATTAGATTCCTGGAACCACCCTATCTGCGCCTCCTGAAGTCTAGGATCCCAGAGGAGTTTGCAGAGCTGAGGTTCAGGTGTGCTCTGGGGCTGTAGACAGCTGTTCCCGTCGGTGAGGAGACATTGTCCTTATTTAGATCCTCATAACTCAGAAAGTGACAGCCAGGCCTGATAGTGCATACCTGttgtcccagcacccaggaagctggggcaggagagcgtggtaatcctcctacctcagtctccttGAGCGCTGGAATGACAGATGTTTACCACCAGAGCTGGCTGTCAAGGCTGGTATTTGCCTCAGCCTCCGGGCTCTGCCCCAGCGCCGGCCTGCTaacactctctctgtgtccccaCGCAGTGGTCCATGCCGTGGACGGCATCGCTGAGAACGGGATCCAGCCTCTAAGTTCCTCCGAGGTGGACGAACTCATTCACAAGGCCGATGAGGTCACACTGAGCGAGGCAGGGTCCACAGCTGGGCCAGCGGAGCCTCGGGGACTCGCAGAGGATGTCACCAGGACCACGCCGTCCAGAAGGGAGATCACAGGAGTTGAGGCTCAACCAGGAGAGGCCACATCAGGCCCACCAGGCATCCAGCCCGGTCAGGAGCCCCCGGTCACCATGGTCTTCATGGGTTATCAGAACGTGGAAGATGAAGCAGAAACCAAGAAGGTACTGGGCCTGCAGGACACCATCAAGGCTGAACTGGTGGTGATTGAAGACGCGGCCACGCCCAGGGAGCCCGCACCTCTCAATGGCAGCGCTGCTGAGCTCCCGGCCACCAAGGAGGAGAACCAGACGGGGCCCACGACCACGCCCAGCGACACCCAGGATCTT encodes:
- the Palm gene encoding paralemmin-1 isoform X2 — encoded protein: MSHGPENPSGGQFYLLNLDTPLGTPKENRTSTPVRSPGGSTMMKAAMYSVEITVEKDKVTGETRVLSSTTVLPRDPLPQGVKVYEDETKVVHAVDGIAENGIQPLSSSEVDELIHKADEVTLSEAGSTAGPAEPRGLAEDVTRTTPSRREITGVEAQPGEATSGPPGIQPGQEPPVTMVFMGYQNVEDEAETKKVLGLQDTIKAELVVIEDAATPREPAPLNGSAAELPATKEENQTGPTTTPSDTQDLDMKKPRCRCCSVM
- the Palm gene encoding paralemmin-1 isoform X1 yields the protein MRKQMQEDEQKARGLEESITRLEKEIDVLEFGESAPAASKENSAAPSPGRPQSASPAKEEQKSETLVNAQQTPLGTPKENRTSTPVRSPGGSTMMKAAMYSVEITVEKDKVTGETRVLSSTTVLPRDPLPQGVKVYEDETKVVHAVDGIAENGIQPLSSSEVDELIHKADEVTLSEAGSTAGPAEPRGLAEDVTRTTPSRREITGVEAQPGEATSGPPGIQPGQEPPVTMVFMGYQNVEDEAETKKVLGLQDTIKAELVVIEDAATPREPAPLNGSAAELPATKEENQTGPTTTPSDTQDLDMKKPRCRCCSVM